One window from the genome of Dolosigranulum savutiense encodes:
- a CDS encoding ABC transporter permease — MFKYCLKRFGISVITIWIIITITFFLMHSMPGTPFSTEAHLTDEQIRIMYEHYGLNEPLYKQYFIYMNQMIRGNFGLSFQQNNAAVSHMITSRMGPSLQLGIQSIIVGTIAGIGVGFISAIYRHSWGDTLMQSLAIFGRSTPVFVLAVILQYLFAVRWTWFPIAFWNEGWRSTILPTIALSLTPLAIAARLIRSEMIEVLSSDYIEFSYAKGLPRFKVMLVHALPNAALPMLTVLGPVTARLITGSIAVEKIFAIPGMGHLFIESILSNDYSVIMAMTIVFSVLLIGVIFLTDIIHAAINPKVHLTEEEAS; from the coding sequence ATGTTTAAATATTGTTTAAAACGATTCGGTATATCAGTGATTACCATATGGATCATTATTACAATAACCTTCTTTTTGATGCATAGCATGCCAGGGACACCTTTTTCAACAGAAGCACATTTAACAGATGAACAGATCCGAATAATGTATGAACATTATGGCCTGAATGAACCACTATATAAACAATATTTCATTTATATGAATCAAATGATACGGGGGAATTTCGGGCTGTCTTTTCAACAAAATAATGCGGCGGTAAGTCATATGATTACAAGTCGAATGGGGCCTTCATTACAATTAGGCATCCAATCGATAATAGTCGGAACAATAGCAGGGATAGGCGTGGGCTTTATCTCTGCTATTTATCGCCATAGTTGGGGAGATACGCTAATGCAATCACTGGCTATTTTCGGACGATCAACACCTGTTTTTGTACTGGCTGTTATTTTGCAGTATTTATTTGCAGTGAGGTGGACGTGGTTTCCGATTGCCTTTTGGAATGAAGGTTGGCGATCAACTATCTTGCCAACTATTGCTCTTTCTCTGACACCACTTGCTATTGCTGCACGGTTGATTAGAAGTGAAATGATTGAAGTATTGTCATCGGATTACATTGAATTTTCGTATGCAAAAGGGTTACCACGATTTAAAGTGATGCTCGTCCATGCATTACCTAATGCAGCGTTACCGATGTTAACTGTACTAGGACCGGTAACGGCTCGATTAATTACTGGTTCAATTGCTGTAGAGAAAATATTTGCCATTCCAGGAATGGGACATTTATTTATCGAATCCATCTTAAGTAATGACTATAGTGTGATTATGGCCATGACGATTGTGTTTTCTGTCCTATTAATAGGTGTGATCTTCTTAACCGATATTATTCATGCAGCGATCAATCCTAAGGTGCACTTAACAGAGGAGGAAGCGTCATGA